A stretch of DNA from Maridesulfovibrio sp.:
CGGTAATCAGCATTTCTTCCCATAAACGCGGGGTGCTCTCACTGATGGTTTACGGTGATGCATCTCCTCTGGCTCTGCGTAAAGTGGCCGAGCAGTTGCGCGAGGATCTGATCAATGATCCCGGCATAACCCAGGTGGAACTGACCGAGGCCAGCGGGCTGCAGGTTACCATTGAAATTCCGCAGGACAAGCTCAGGGCTTACGGATTGACCCTTGCTGATGTGGCCGACACCATAGGCAAAACCGCTGTGGAACTTCCCGGCGGCGGAATCAAGACCGAAGGCGGCGAAATACTGGTGCGGTTCAAGGAACGCCGGGATTATGCCCGCGAATTTGCCCGCGTACCCATTGTCACGGAAGAAGATGGAACACAGGTGCTGCTTGAAGATGTGGCCGTGGTCAAGGAGGATTTTCAGAACGAGGACATAGTAACTTCTTTTGACGGCAAACCGGCTGTCCGTATCGAGGTCTACCGCATTGGCGACCAGACTCCCATAGGGGTTTCCGAGGCCGTGCATAAGCGGCTGGAAGCCTTCAACCGCAGTCTGCCCAAGGGTGTTCATGTTGCCGTGCGAAATGATTTTTCGGATGTATTCCGGCAGCGCATGGACCTGCTTTTGAACAACGCCTACATGGGGCTGGGGCTGGTCTTCATCTGTCTGGCTCTTTTTCTTGAACCCCGGCTGGCCTTCTGGGTTGCCATGGGTATTCCTATCTCCTTTCTCGGCGGTATGCTCATCCTCACTCCGTCTGGCGCCAGCGTAAACATGATATCCATGTTCGCTTTCATCATAACCCTCGGTATTGTCGTGGACGATGCCATTGTGGTCGGTGAAAACGTCTACACCATGCGTCAGCAGGGGATGAGTTGGACTGATGCCGCCTGCGAGGGAGCCAAAAGGATTGCCATGCCGGTTGTGTTCAGCGTGCTGACCAACATTGTGGCGTTCATGCCCATGTTTTTCGTGCCCGGAGTCATGGGCAAAATCTTCAAGGTTATCCCTCTTGTAGTCGTCAGCGTGTTTACCATTTCCCTTGTGGAATCACTCTTTGTGCTGCCTGCCCATCTGGGCCATGGCAGCGAGCGCAAACCCGGAAAAATAATGAGTTTTGTCCTGCGTTATCAGCAGGTCATTTCAAACGGGCTGCTTAAATTCATTAACAAAATCTACAGGCCTTTTCTTGATCGGGCCGTTACCTGGCGATATATGACAGTCGCTCTCGGGCTGGCCTGCCTGATAGTGTCCTTCGCTTTCATCAAGAGCGGACGCCTGGGCTTCACTCTTTTCCCGAAAATTGAATCCGATTACGCATACCTTACTGTCGACCTTCCTTACGGTACGGCTCTGGAAGTTACGCAGAAGATTCAAGGCAAGGCTGTTTCCGCAGCCGAAGAGATTGCTGCTGAAAACGGCGGCGAAACTCTGGTTGAAGGTATTTATTCCAAGATCGGAGGCTCCGGCAGAAGGGGAACCAGCGGAAGCCACGTGCTCAAGGTGCAGGTCTTCCTGACCGATGCCGACATCAGGCCCATTTCCACTGACGAATTCGTACGGAAATGGAGGACAAGGCTGGGGCCGATTCCGGGCGCGGAATCCGTGCTGTTCGAATCGGACAGGGGCGGACCGGGATCAGGCGGATCGCTTGAAATTGAGCTCAGTCACAGTGACATCGAGGTGCTCAAGAAGGCTTCCGCGGATCTGGCAAAGGCGTTGAGCACCTATCCGAAAGTTAAGGACATAGACCCCGGATATTCTCCGGGCAAAAGACAGCTCGACTTTGAGCTGCTTCCCGCAGGCCGCAGTCTGGGGCTTACCTCCCAGAGCGTAGGCAAGCAGATACGCGCTTCCTATTATGGAGCGGAAGTGCTCAGGCAGCAGCGCGGCAGGAACGAAGTCAAGGTTATGGTCCGTCTGCCGGAAGCAGAGCGCGAGTCCAGATACGACTTCGAGGAACTCATGATCCGGACCCCGGACGGTACGGACGTACCCCTGCGCGAAGTGGTAAAAATAAAGGAAGGCCGGGCCTACACCACCATCGACCGCCGCAACGGCCGCCGGGTAGTCTCTGTTGAGGCTGATGTTACCCCCCGCAAGGAGACTTCACAGATACTTGCCGATGTCACCGCAAATGTGATGCCCCAGCTGAAGGCCGATTATCCCGGTCTGGGCTATTCCTTTGAAGGCCGACAGGCCGACATGCAGGAAAGTACCGACAGCCTGATTACCGGTTTGATGATGGCCATGCTGGTTATCTATGCCCTGCTGGCCATACCGTTCAGGAGCTACTTCCAGCCTCTCATCGTCATGCTCTGCATACCATTCGGCATAGTCGGGGCGGTAATCGGGCACATCCTGCTCGGGTACAGCCTGAGCCTGATGAGTCTGTTCGGTATCGTCGCCCTCAGCGGTGTTGTGGTCAACGATTCGCTGGTGTTCATTGATTACGTGAATATTCAGCGGCGCAAGGGACATTGCGCCTATGATGCTGTTCTGGAAGCCGGAACAGCCCGTTTCCGGCCCATCATGCTGACGACACTGACCACGTTCGGCGGGTTGGCGCCCATGATTCTGGAAACTTCTAGGCAGGCAAAGTTTCTGATACCAATGGCGGTTTCATTGGGATTCGGCATACTTTTCGCCACGGGAATAACCCTGCTGCTGGTGCCGGCGTTCTATCTCATCTTTGAAGATGTGCGGTTGTGGCTGCGCAAGCTCTTCAAACGTTCCGATGAGGATCTGCACGCCGATGGTGTTACCGAGCATTATCCGGTTACCAAGTGCGAGCATAAGCCGGAGCATTTGTAGCTGTAAGCTTCCGATTTATCATGTTTGTTTAATCTCAGGCTGCGGCGATTGGTTGTCGTGGCCTGAGATTTTTTTATGGGGGATTTGTTAGTGTTTATGGATGGGAGGGTTGGTGGTTTTAGGGGGGCGGGTTATTTTGTGGATCGTGTATATCTAAATTGAGAATATTTCCAACGTTAGTTCTCCAACAGTCAGATCCGCTAACCTTGCAAACATGCGAAAATAAAACACGATCAATCTTATCTACGAGATCCTTTAAATCCTGAACAACTTTCTTAATTTCAGACCAAGTATAAGTAAGATCACGCGAGGTATGCGCTATCTCATTCCTTTTATCAGAAAAAGAAGTTAGCAAACTTCTGTAGTCCTTTCTTCCTTTCTTACTCATTTCTAAGAAGACATCACTTATACCAAATCGAAAAAAAAGCCTTTCAATATTTTTGACTGATGGATATTTGCGATCTTTAATGTGTCCTTTAAAAGACTTCACTTTCTTTACTTGATGCTCCTCATCAAACAAAGCAGGCAAATCGCAAAGGCTACTATATTTCTTTATGACCTTTGATTCATCACCAGAAGAAAAAAAATTATTGAAGATATGTTTTTGAGCACACACCGCAGACCAACAAACTAATTCATTGGGAACATATCGTATTGTCATTCCTAATGATGATAACATATATATCCAATCTGTTAGTGAATCTTTTATATAATCTTCTAAAGCAGCTGAGCTTTGAAATATCGTAGCCTTGTACACGACCTGCTGAATATTATAATCAACTTTGTTTTTCTTAACAGACACGTAACGACTATTTGAAGAGAACTCATGCACATCCTTTTCAAAGACTTTTCTGGCTAAACTTTTTGCGTACGGCATTATTGAAAATGTTCCGTTAACAATTTTTTGAAACGCTTAATTCGATACCTGATAGACGGCGGATCACTTGTAGCAGAACTAATTCTTGAATGAAACTTTTCTTCATGCAACATTTCAACATACTCAATTTCAAATCTTTTAATATCGGAACCCTCTACATCATTTAATGATATATCACTCTCATAGAGTGCGACCATTGCAGCATCACAAAGGGCTGCATTCACGCTTCTGCCTGTAGTTTTTCCTCCTTTGTCTAATAATTTGAAAGCTTTTTTGTCCCAAAGAAAGCCTGCAACTGCAACAGAGCGTAAAAAATTATTCTTAATTTTAAGTTGCCTCTTCGCATCTATATCTCTATTTTTTTCACAAAAGTCATTCAAGAAACGTTTCAAAGGTTTTTTATAACTCTCCCTGTTTTCGGCAAGAGCAATAGTTCTTAAAACAAGCTCACTACGTTTCATACGTTTATCTTTGTTAATTCCAGTAATGTTTTTCCAAATTTTCTCTTTTGAAAGAGTATCTAAAAGATCTGCAAAATTACCATGATATATACCATGTCTTATTTCTTGTGGGTTCAGCTGAACTGCACCAGTATTGATACGTTCAAAAACATCAAATTTAATTTGCGGATGAGTCTCTTTAAGTATTGTAATACATCTTAAAGTCCTATTTTCCATATGTCTTTGGATTCTTGAATCCAAATCAGAAAAAAACATTCCCTCAAGCTCTGGATAAGCAGTTAAGCCTTGGAGTGGAAATTCATTATCCAAAAACAACCTGATGCTGGTTAATCGTTGATTACCATCAATAACAGAAAGACGTTCATCAGATTCTTGGGAAAGATAAATTACTGGTATTGGACACTGGATGACTAAGGATTCAATTAACCGCGAAGCTTGTGCTCTATTCCATACATACTTCCGCTGAAACTCAGGGATAAACATAGACCCTTTATTTAAGTAATCCTTTATTGTAGCCACTGAAAAATCGTATGTTTCCGTTAATAGCCTACGCTTTTCGGGAGGTATGTCGACGACTGATATTTCATCTCTTTCATCCTCGACGGGGAACAAGAGATCAGCAATTTTTTGGGTCTTTTTGACTCTTTTACGCACGTTTTCCTCGTTTTCTGTTGATCCGGCTTTAATTTGAGATATAACTTATTCAACAAATGATTAATTGCCAATATTTTTCTTAACATAAGCGAATAAAGAACTCTTAGCATTAAATCCCGCCAGTTCGTGCCGCAGGAACTTAAGTCACAAATAAGCATATTGACTTATCAGCATGCGAGGCCTAATTACTGAATAGGAAAATGAAGGAGGCGGAAGTCATGGCAAATTGTCTTGATGTTGCAGCATATATTTTGGAGAAAAAACAAGAACTCACCACCATAAAACTTCAAAAGCTTGTATACTATAGTCAAGCTTGGTCATTAGTTTGGGATGAAGCCCCACTTTTTGCCGAACCAATACAAGCTTGGGCGAATGGGCCTGTTGTTCCTTCTCTGTTTGCTAAACACAGAGGCCAATTTAAGGTAAGCATTATAGAAGATGGAAATTCTTCCAATCTATCTGCTGACGAGAAAGAAACTATAGACTCCGTTTTAAAAACATACGGAGACAAAAGTGCTCAATGGTTAGTAGCTTTGACTCACTTAGAAAAACCTTGGCTTGACGCAAGGGCAGGGTGCCCTGATGGTTCTTCTTGTAATACGGAAATTACTCAAAGTGCTATGGCAGAATACTATAGTGGTCTTTAGAAGATGGCGAAGAAGAAAGCTAAGATTAAGCAAAATCCCACACCGTCTAAAACGGTTAAATTTTTAGAAAATCCAGAACAAATTTTGGATAGTCATATTTCATGGCACTTTAACTTGATGGACCAGGCTCCTGATTCTCCGTGGACTTCTTTACCCAAACATTTGAATAGGTATGCAGACAAAATAAATGCATATGAAAAACAAACTATAGCCGAAATATTTCACGAAAATCAACAATATAATCATGCCGTTCCTGTTGGCCGATTAGTTCCACGAGCACAAACAAGACTGAACACATTGAAAATAAAAGTTGATGCTCTGTATCGATTAAGGTTTGGGGGAAAACATCGACTTTGGGGAATATTGAAAGGAAATATTTTTCAGATATTATGGTGTGATCCTCAGCACCAAGTCTGCCTTTCCGAGAAAAAGCACACATAACACAAATTACTCCCACTCCGGTTCCGACACAACCGTGACGCAAGTACTCAATTTTAATTTTTTACAATTCATTTTTTTCAGTCCCTCCCCCTTTGCGAGCCCTGCCCAATCTTCCGAAACTCCCGTAACATCCCCATACCCCTGATCCCCCATCAGTTCCGCACAACTCTGCGGGATAGATATTCATCCAGTATTCCTGTATGGTTCGCCCATGTCCAAAGCTCCGATACTTGTTCTTCAGATGCAGCGCATGGGGGATCTCATCCTCTCTTTTCCGCTTTTCCTCTGGCTTGAGAGAACCTATCCCGGCCATCCCATATGGGTTGTGGCCGAGGAGAAATTTTTCCGGCCGCTCATGCAGATCAGCCCGCGGGTTACCTATTTCCCGTGGGAGGGAATCGGGGTTCTCAAGCAGCACCAATACGAGCTTATAATCAACCTCAGCATACGTAGCCGGGCTGCCGGGCTGGCCGGGGAACTCAAAGCGGAGGCGAAACTGGGACCTGTCACGGTTTCCGGGTCCACTTATATAATAGGTGACTGGCAGTTGTACCGGGCCAGCGTGGTGGAAAACAACCGGCACAACCGTTTCCACTGGGCCGACCTCAATGCTCTGGACTGTATACCAAGGGACAGCATGGGCCGGACAACGTGGCCGCAGCCCCGGACTCTGCAACCTCAGTCCAATCGCATTGGGCTCTTTCTGGGCGCCAGCGAGGAGGCCAAAAGACCCGGAGTTGAATTCTGGGCCGGTCTCTGTTCGGAACTTCTGGGCCGGGGAATGCGTCCGGTGCTGTTCGGCGGTCCCATGGAGCAGGGGATGGGGCAGGAGGTTGCAAGGATATTCGGCGGACCCGTGCTTGATATGTCCGGCAGGCTGAATCTAAGCGAGCTTGTCGCCGTGGGGCAGTCCCTGCAGCTTTTCATCACCCCGGATACCGGGCCGATGCATCTTGCCGCCTGGACCGGGCTGAAGGTGCTCAACCTTTCCATGGGCAATGTGAATCCATGGGAAACCGGGCCTTACCAGACCGGACACTATGTTTTGCGCCCGACCATGAGCTGTGCTCTCGGATGCTGGAGCTGCAAACGGGATCGGCTTTATTGCCACGGGCCGTTCACTCCTTCCCGGATAGCGGTTATCGCCAGACGCATGATACTTGATGACCGGGCCGGGCTATCGAAGACCGGCATGCCCGGACTCGGACTTTACCTTTCTTCCAGAAACGCGGCCGGGCTGTATTCCCTTGATCGGCTGGGTCGTAACATCTCCGGGGCAGGGGATGTGCTGGGCGCATTCTGGCAGCATTTTTTTCTGTCCGCGTTCGGTTCCGGTGATTTTTCACAGGCGGCCGTGCGCTGGGATGAATTAGAGAGCAGGTATCCGGCTCCGGCTGAAAAAATGTGTACCCACCTTCCCCGGATCGGACGTGAGTTCAGCCGCGGTCTGGCCAGGGGCACCCGCCTGCCGGATTCATTCTGGAATTCCTGCCCGCTTATCCTTAGACAATTTTCAGGCTACGTTCATCTTTTCCTGCAAAACAACGATTACGACCGATGCTCCTGGGCAAGAGTCCTTACCCTATACGAGCAGCTTGCCGCGTTGATCTCCCGCTGATTCCGGCATGGAACATTTTTTCCCAAGCG
This window harbors:
- a CDS encoding efflux RND transporter permease subunit; the encoded protein is MADQNKKGGAIAWMAGNPVASNLLMIILLVGGLVMGFNIKQEVFPEFSTDTVTVSVAYSGASPEEVEQGIVLAIEEGVMGLDGVKEVSSSAAEGSATVTVEAIEGYDLQKLSQDIKSEVDRITSFPEESEDPVISISSHKRGVLSLMVYGDASPLALRKVAEQLREDLINDPGITQVELTEASGLQVTIEIPQDKLRAYGLTLADVADTIGKTAVELPGGGIKTEGGEILVRFKERRDYAREFARVPIVTEEDGTQVLLEDVAVVKEDFQNEDIVTSFDGKPAVRIEVYRIGDQTPIGVSEAVHKRLEAFNRSLPKGVHVAVRNDFSDVFRQRMDLLLNNAYMGLGLVFICLALFLEPRLAFWVAMGIPISFLGGMLILTPSGASVNMISMFAFIITLGIVVDDAIVVGENVYTMRQQGMSWTDAACEGAKRIAMPVVFSVLTNIVAFMPMFFVPGVMGKIFKVIPLVVVSVFTISLVESLFVLPAHLGHGSERKPGKIMSFVLRYQQVISNGLLKFINKIYRPFLDRAVTWRYMTVALGLACLIVSFAFIKSGRLGFTLFPKIESDYAYLTVDLPYGTALEVTQKIQGKAVSAAEEIAAENGGETLVEGIYSKIGGSGRRGTSGSHVLKVQVFLTDADIRPISTDEFVRKWRTRLGPIPGAESVLFESDRGGPGSGGSLEIELSHSDIEVLKKASADLAKALSTYPKVKDIDPGYSPGKRQLDFELLPAGRSLGLTSQSVGKQIRASYYGAEVLRQQRGRNEVKVMVRLPEAERESRYDFEELMIRTPDGTDVPLREVVKIKEGRAYTTIDRRNGRRVVSVEADVTPRKETSQILADVTANVMPQLKADYPGLGYSFEGRQADMQESTDSLITGLMMAMLVIYALLAIPFRSYFQPLIVMLCIPFGIVGAVIGHILLGYSLSLMSLFGIVALSGVVVNDSLVFIDYVNIQRRKGHCAYDAVLEAGTARFRPIMLTTLTTFGGLAPMILETSRQAKFLIPMAVSLGFGILFATGITLLLVPAFYLIFEDVRLWLRKLFKRSDEDLHADGVTEHYPVTKCEHKPEHL
- a CDS encoding DUF262 domain-containing protein — translated: MRKRVKKTQKIADLLFPVEDERDEISVVDIPPEKRRLLTETYDFSVATIKDYLNKGSMFIPEFQRKYVWNRAQASRLIESLVIQCPIPVIYLSQESDERLSVIDGNQRLTSIRLFLDNEFPLQGLTAYPELEGMFFSDLDSRIQRHMENRTLRCITILKETHPQIKFDVFERINTGAVQLNPQEIRHGIYHGNFADLLDTLSKEKIWKNITGINKDKRMKRSELVLRTIALAENRESYKKPLKRFLNDFCEKNRDIDAKRQLKIKNNFLRSVAVAGFLWDKKAFKLLDKGGKTTGRSVNAALCDAAMVALYESDISLNDVEGSDIKRFEIEYVEMLHEEKFHSRISSATSDPPSIRYRIKRFKKLLTEHFQ
- a CDS encoding type II toxin-antitoxin system antitoxin SocA domain-containing protein; amino-acid sequence: MANCLDVAAYILEKKQELTTIKLQKLVYYSQAWSLVWDEAPLFAEPIQAWANGPVVPSLFAKHRGQFKVSIIEDGNSSNLSADEKETIDSVLKTYGDKSAQWLVALTHLEKPWLDARAGCPDGSSCNTEITQSAMAEYYSGL
- a CDS encoding glycosyltransferase family 9 protein, with the translated sequence MSKAPILVLQMQRMGDLILSFPLFLWLERTYPGHPIWVVAEEKFFRPLMQISPRVTYFPWEGIGVLKQHQYELIINLSIRSRAAGLAGELKAEAKLGPVTVSGSTYIIGDWQLYRASVVENNRHNRFHWADLNALDCIPRDSMGRTTWPQPRTLQPQSNRIGLFLGASEEAKRPGVEFWAGLCSELLGRGMRPVLFGGPMEQGMGQEVARIFGGPVLDMSGRLNLSELVAVGQSLQLFITPDTGPMHLAAWTGLKVLNLSMGNVNPWETGPYQTGHYVLRPTMSCALGCWSCKRDRLYCHGPFTPSRIAVIARRMILDDRAGLSKTGMPGLGLYLSSRNAAGLYSLDRLGRNISGAGDVLGAFWQHFFLSAFGSGDFSQAAVRWDELESRYPAPAEKMCTHLPRIGREFSRGLARGTRLPDSFWNSCPLILRQFSGYVHLFLQNNDYDRCSWARVLTLYEQLAALISR
- a CDS encoding MAE_28990/MAE_18760 family HEPN-like nuclease; protein product: MPYAKSLARKVFEKDVHEFSSNSRYVSVKKNKVDYNIQQVVYKATIFQSSAALEDYIKDSLTDWIYMLSSLGMTIRYVPNELVCWSAVCAQKHIFNNFFSSGDESKVIKKYSSLCDLPALFDEEHQVKKVKSFKGHIKDRKYPSVKNIERLFFRFGISDVFLEMSKKGRKDYRSLLTSFSDKRNEIAHTSRDLTYTWSEIKKVVQDLKDLVDKIDRVLFSHVCKVSGSDCWRTNVGNILNLDIHDPQNNPPP